In a genomic window of Bacteroidales bacterium:
- a CDS encoding dTDP-glucose 4,6-dehydratase codes for LQFEEGIGITIDWYLSNQQWLDEVTSGEYLKYYAEQYVKR; via the coding sequence GCTGCAGTTTGAAGAAGGCATCGGCATCACCATTGACTGGTACCTCAGCAACCAGCAATGGCTGGATGAGGTTACATCAGGCGAATATTTGAAGTATTATGCGGAGCAATATGTAA